ACTTATCGCTAGAAAGAACGAACGGAGAGAATTTGACTcttcttgtcatcctgatcatttatattatatatatatatcttgatTAGGTGACTATCAAgactgttatatatatatataaaggatTGGTTATCTACCTCGGTATAAAACCTCTGAAATGTGAAATGATGTAAAAAGTTGAGATcggggaaaaaaattaaaaattcggaTGATATTATGCGTTTCTACAGTAAAAGGTGGatattttttattggtaattcctgaaataaaaaagaaacatttttagcTTCAAGTTTCAATACATTACATTCTACAGTACATACTTGTCATGATGTTTATTAACGCTATCCGTATCATCTGGAAGTTTTTCAGTATTTGTTTCATTAAATCTTTGCATTTTTACCGTTGGTGTTCCTGTTGGAGGATGTGGATAGAAGCCTACCTCGGATGTTTTTCCTTGCCCCAAACTTGTCGACACTATAGTTTTATCCACTAATATGGAACTAGATGTGGTATTCACTGGAAATGCTACTCTCTTATTGAGATTCAATCGAGTACATCCAGGTGGTTGagttacgttattcaaaaaggGTGGATCATTCCAACCCGGAGTAAGTGATCCTGAGTACAAAACCAGTTCCGTAAATTATATTTGAAGCCATATTGTTTGAATATTTTGGACTTGTTTCTTGATAGTTGTTACCTGGGAAAGGTTTAGACTGTTGTGTAGCCGGTAATTTTTCCGccataaatgttattttaaaagtgCCAAATATCCAAAACTGTGACAATCattgatattttcatttagTTTTCGCTTTGCTTTATCGGTTCAAAGTCAAATTATCGACTTTTAGTGATGGAATAATACTTTGCAACAAAAAtagtaaacaatttattttttttatctc
The DNA window shown above is from Bactrocera tryoni isolate S06 chromosome 4, CSIRO_BtryS06_freeze2, whole genome shotgun sequence and carries:
- the LOC120776168 gene encoding uncharacterized protein LOC120776168 — encoded protein: MAEKLPATQQSKPFPGSLTPGWNDPPFLNNVTQPPGCTRLNLNKRVAFPVNTTSSSILVDKTIVSTSLGQGKTSEVGFYPHPPTGTPTVKMQRFNETNTEKLPDDTDSVNKHHDKNYQ